From Erigeron canadensis isolate Cc75 chromosome 8, C_canadensis_v1, whole genome shotgun sequence, one genomic window encodes:
- the LOC122609870 gene encoding intracellular protein transport protein USO1, with protein sequence MEEETVASSEIPVNKVIEETAEEVTPTAKDAKKEEEAPLDGEFIKVEKETVEVHDDVAHTSRDLNVEDDKPTIEQSREVLEAKEKVNELEVELQKLTTVFKHSESENAELKEQVSLTKEKLEKQEKQHENLEVDYKKLQELSKETEERYNSRIASLQEELQAQEAHQKELVEVKESFETLNVELESSKKRIHDLEQELGLSASDAQKFEELHKQSGSHAESETKRALEFERLLQLAQVSAKEMEDQMALVQDELKGLYEKIADLEKVEEALKKTSTELSAIQEELEGSKSQVLEIQKKCSSQEALISELTEELNVKKVSETSTKEELIAKESELEEVKLKLHEVTLIQEELAKVKEEKEALEQSAREQAIVLSQGQAEQNELEEIAKSLRAELEETKSLGALTQVKATEIEAEHKHSADKILELSSAIDSLEEEKKQLNQQVQESIEKVSQLESELAQSSSRNAELELELKSVLEKSSDHEERAKTSHQRSFELEEIIQTLNSKAENAGKKASELELLLEAEKYRIQELEEQISTLEKKCRDTEEGSSIHSHKVSELESELEAMRSKTAALEGALETSTKNEQALNESLDLATTEKKQLEDSTRKSSEQLVEAEDLVEVLRNELKVSQQKLETIASDVEASGMREIEVMNKLKLAEEQLEEARAKCSEYQTLHETHTRDFDLKYQESVANITSRDTEAKLLLEKLTTLETQIAEEKGRSALLKEELDQLLLIQSNKESEIEDLKRKISESETNSVKFSAENEMLVSTIIQLKDKVNELEISLSNVHSEKESAAQTLDSHVKTIADLTEQHSRASELADNHKNELEQALLKVSALESTVEEVKTKSNHHEKEGKELSEANLKLTQELAAFESKLNDLQTSLSAALTEKDETINQLLTSKKELEDSTEKFSSEGQKLQSQISSLMEENNMLNGTHENAKKELQTIIATLEGQVKDHTSNEESLKSELEDLKARIEDNVALKDNLKNIEEKLAAAQNTIVEQKKIHSQKESELDASLKELEANKASLSHLEKQVKDLSAKAKEQVSGDSSSEVKSRDLGSTVTTPSKRKSKKNVESSSSPSTPTPTPSNTQTQATDVSFGTSLKVILGVALVSIIIGIVLGKRY encoded by the exons ATGGAAGAAGAGACTGTTGCAAGTTCAGAGATCCCAGTCAACAAGGTTATTGAG GAAACTGCTGAAGAGGTAACCCCAACTGCCAAGGATGccaaaaaggaagaagaagcaCCTTTAGATGGAGAATTTATAAAAGTAGAGAAGGAAACAGTGGAAGTACATGATGATGTGGCCCATACATCTCGAGATCTGAACGTTGAAGATGACAAACCAACCATTGAACAAAGTAGGGAAGTTCTTGAGGCAAAAGAGAAGGTAAATGAGCTTGAGGTTGAATTGCAAAAACTAACAACAGTATTCAAGCATTCCGAGTCTGAGAATGCTGAACTCAAGGAGCAAGTCTCGCTTACAAAGGAGAAACTTGAGAAACAGGAAAAGCAACATGAGAATCTTGAAGTTGACTATAAGAAGCTACAGGAGCTTTCTAAAGAAACCGAAGAGAGATACAATTCACGGATTGCTAGTTTGCAAGAGGAACTGCAAGCTCAAGAGGCTCATCAGAAAGAACTGGTCGAAGTAAAAGAATCATTTGAAACTCTGAATGTCGAATTAGAAAGCTCGAAAAAAAGGATCCATGATCTGGAGCAAGAGCTAGGTCTTTCTGCAAGTGATGCTCAAAAGTTTGAAGAGTTGCATAAGCAGAGTGGATCACATGCTGAATCAGAGACCAAGAGAGCATTAGAGTTTGAAAGATTACTTCAACTGGCTCAAGTGAGTGCAAAAGAGATGGAAGATCAGATGGCTTTAGTCCAAGATGAACTCAAGGGTCTGTATGAAAAGATTGCTGATCTTGAAAAGGTCGAAGAAGCACTAAAGAAGACGAGCACCGAGCTATCTGCAATCCAAGAAGAGTTGGAGGGTTCAAAATCTCAAGTATTGGAAATTCAGAAAAAATGTTCTTCACAAGAGGCTCTAATAAGTGAACTGACCGAAGAACTCAATgtgaaaaaggtttctgaaaCATCGACCAAAGAAGAGCTTATAGCTAAAGAATCTGAGTTGGAAGAAGTCAAACTTAAGCTTCATGAGGTGACCTTGATTCAGGAAGAACTAGCTAAAGTAAAAGAGGAAAAAGAAGCTCTTGAACAGTCAGCAAGGGAACAAGCCATCGTTTTGTCTCAAGGTCAGGCAGAACAAAATGAACTGGAAGAGATAGCAAAATCGTTAAGAGCCGAGTTAGAAGAAACAAAATCACTGGGGGCTCTCACACAAGTAAAAGCTACAGAGATTGAAGCAGAACATAAACATTCTGCTGACAAGATACTAGAGTTAAGCTCAGCAATAGATAGtcttgaagaagaaaagaaacaacTGAACCAACAAGTGCAAGAATCCATAGAAAAGGTAAGTCAGCTGGAATCTGAATTGGCCCAATCATCGTCACGTAATGCAGAGCTTGAATTGGAGCTAAAGAGTGTTCTTGAAAAGTCATCTGATCATGAAGAACGAGCCAAGACGAGCCATCAACGTAGTTTTGAACTTGAAGAGATAATCCAGACGTTGAATTCCAAAGCCGAGAATGCTGGTAAAAAGGCCAGTGAATTGGAGCTGTTGCTAGAGGCAGAGAAGTACAGAATCCAGGAGCTTGAGGAACAGATAAGCACACTGGAGAAGAAATGCAGGGACACAGAAGAAGGCTCTAGTATCCATTCTCATAAGGTATCTGAACTCGAATCTGAACTTGAAGCAATGCGATCAAAAACAGCAGCTCTAGAAGGTGCACTGGAAACCTCAACTAAAAACGAGCAAGCACTGAATGAATCGTTGGATTTAGCAACCACCGAGAAAAAGCAACTGGAAGATTCCACTAGAAAATCATCAGAGCAACTTGTTGAAGCAGAAGACCTTGTAGAAGTACTGAGAAATGAACTAAAAGTCTCTCAGCAGAAGTTGGAAACCATCGCGAGTGATGTAGAAGCTTCTGGAATGAGAGAAATAGAAGTCATGAACAAGCTTAAGTTAGCTGAGGAACAACTAGAGGAAGCTAGAGCAAAGTGCTCAGAGTACCAAACACTACATGAGACCCACACTAGAGATTTTGATCTCAAATACCAAGAATCAGTTGCGAATATCACTAGCAGAGACACGGAGGCCAAACTATTGCTGGAGAAATTAACAACTCTCGAGACACAGATAGCTGAAGAAAAAGGAAGATCTGCTTTGCTAAAAGAGGAACTAGATCAGCTTTTGCTGATACAATCTAATAAAGAAAGCGAAATTGAAGACCTCAAACGAAAGATATCAGAGTCAGAAACCAATTCAGTCAAGTTCTCCGCTGAAAATGAAATGTTGGTTTCAACCATTATTCAGCTCAAAGACAAAGTTAACGAACTTGAAATTTCGCTCAGCAATGTACACAGTGAAAAGGAATCTGCAGCGCAAACACTTGATTCGCATGTTAAGACTATTGCTGATTTAACTGAACAGCATTCTAGAGCCTCTGAGCTTGCCGATAATCACAAGAATGAACTGGAACAGGCTCTGTTGAAAGTAAGTGCTTTAGAAAGCACAGTGGAGGAAGTGAAAACCAAGTCCAATCATCATGAGAAGGAGGGGAAAGAGTTATCAGAAGCAAATTTGAAGCTTACTCAAGAACTTGCTGCTTTCGAGTCTAAATTGAATGATCTGCAGACAAGTTTGTCTGCAGCTTTGACCGAAAAAGATGAGACTATCAATCAGCTTCTTACCTCCAAGAAAGAATTAGAGGATTCGACCGAAAAGTTTTCGTCTGAAGGACAAAAGCTCCAGTCTCAG ATCTCATCACTCATGGAAGAGAACAACATGTTGAATGGAACACATGAAAACGCTAAAAAGGAGCTTCAGACCATTATAGCTACACTTGAAGGGCAAGTGAAAGACCACACATCTAATGAGGAGTCTTTAAAATCCGAGCTTGAAGATCTTAAAGCAAGGATCGAAGATAATGTTGCATTAAAGGATAACctaaaaaatatagaagaaaaaCTTGCAGCAGCCCAAAACACCATAGTGGAACAG AAAAAAATACATTCACAAAAGGAGTCAGAACTAGATGCTTCCTTGAAAGAGCTTGAAGCAAATAAGGCATCACTTTCGCATTTGGAGAAACAAGTTAAAGACCTTAGTGCTAAAGCCAAAGAACAG GTTTCCGGGGACAGCTCAAGTGAAGTAAAATCAAGAGACTTGGGATCAACCGTAACGACCCCATCTAAACGCAAGAGCAAGAAAAATGTGGAATCTTCATCTTCACCCTCAACCCCAACCCCAACCCCATCAAACACACAAACTCAAGCAACTGATGTATCTTTTGGGACAAGCCTTAAGGTCATTTTAGGGGTAGCGTTGGTTTCAATCATAATCGGTATAGTCCTTGGCAAACGTTATTAG